The nucleotide sequence ATTGCACCAACTTGTGAACTTATAAGTATCTAAATTATTTGGCAACAACTTCCCAACTTGTGTAGCTATATCCACAAGAAAATCAATAGCATTATCACCTCCTAATACCTTCAAGTTTTCACCATTCATATTCTCAAACATCTTTCTCACTAATCCCACCAAGTGAGGCAAATCCAATTTAGTCATTTCTATAACATCACTCATTGCTATAAAGATCAAATTACCAAAAGCATTAAGACATTGTGGTTCAATTCTTGATCTCAAGTTCACAATGTGTGTAACCATGGATGGTGTTGAGCTAATTCCTTTTACTCTTCTTGTTGCTAAAGCCATGTGTTTCCAAATGAAAGTTGTTAATGCCTCGACTCGAGTTGGATGAGGTACATTTTCACTAGACACTTTCGTCTTAATGGATTCGATAGCTCTGGCATCGAACACAAATCTTCTAACGAGGGACTTACCCTCGTTGAAAAATAACATGTTCCATTTCTTCAGAAATGTTTGAGGAAGATTTTGAGTCGGGAACTGCAGTGATGCTGATGTGAAATCAAGAGGCGCGGTCTTTTCAACCCCACCATCATCGCCACGCGCAATCTGAGCCCATGTTTTGAAGAATTTACTCATGGTAGATCCATCCAAGAGTTTATGAAACAAGACACCACCAATTGCCATCCCACCACAATCAAACCTAGTAACTTGTaaagaaactagggtttcaagagtTTGAACATAGTTCATCTTGCTACCCATGCTACCATTTTGTGGAAGGAAGTTAATGAGTTGTGATAGATTAGGGTTTTGAAGGAACTCATCTAGACTAACACCCTTTACGCGTGCCTCCACGTAAAGAACTCCCTTATCGTTACAATCCACAGAAGTTGGATCTTCTGAACTGAGCTCGCCAGCAAGCGGATGGAATAGGGTTAGGGTTTCCGAGAGGGAATTCCTGAGGCGACTGTCAGCaatatttgtgttatttatttCTGAAAGTGGGTTGTTGTTTTTGTAGAAAAAGATAGGTGAGATGCATAGTTCAAATACTAGTTGTTCAATAATGCCTAGTTTGTGGTTTCTTAGGTTTGGAGGTGTTGGTTTGGATGGTTTCACTATTTCTTTAGAGAGGATAATGATTTCCATAATGCTAAAATTAGTTAGTTTAATTTCTACTTTGTGATTATATTCTTGAAATGGTGTAATAATCTTAGCTTTATATATAGTTAGAAAAATTCTATGGCACTTCTAGATGTTAACAAACTTGCCAGAAAAATGCATGCATGCAcaattaaataaagaaattaattgtcTATCAAACAATTACCAGATATCTGGTAAAAATTTATTTGCATCGAATATTATATTCATCGAAATATAT is from Capsicum annuum cultivar UCD-10X-F1 chromosome 5, UCD10Xv1.1, whole genome shotgun sequence and encodes:
- the LOC107872217 gene encoding stemmadenine O-acetyltransferase-like; the encoded protein is MEIIILSKEIVKPSKPTPPNLRNHKLGIIEQLVFELCISPIFFYKNNNPLSEINNTNIADSRLRNSLSETLTLFHPLAGELSSEDPTSVDCNDKGVLYVEARVKGVSLDEFLQNPNLSQLINFLPQNGSMGSKMNYVQTLETLVSLQVTRFDCGGMAIGGVLFHKLLDGSTMSKFFKTWAQIARGDDGGVEKTAPLDFTSASLQFPTQNLPQTFLKKWNMLFFNEGKSLVRRFVFDARAIESIKTKVSSENVPHPTRVEALTTFIWKHMALATRRVKGISSTPSMVTHIVNLRSRIEPQCLNAFGNLIFIAMSDVIEMTKLDLPHLVGLVRKMFENMNGENLKVLGGDNAIDFLVDIATQVGKLLPNNLDTYKFTSWCNLGLYDVDFGWGKPIFVAPFIDTIGSLNNKQQIILVENGKNDGIEAWILRNNEEMFELENDEEFLAFASPNPSVHAY